TTAGTTTTCATATGTAATAATCGAGAAACAAATATAATTTGAGATACGAGGAAAAACGAATATTTTTGCGTTTAATTAAGTCCAATGATGCGAAATAAAAAAATTGGAATTAATATTGTTAATAAGATTTACAAAAACACAACATTAGATGTCTAAGTTCTTTTTATACTTGAGGACGAGTGCTTTCAGAAAAAACTTGATAAGTGGGCTCATTTTCATTGTCATTCTTTTTATTTTAGTTTATTTCGGGTTAAAGATTTACACCAAGCATGGTGATTCTCAAGAAGTTCCATTACTGAAGGGATTAAACATCAGTGAAGCATTGAACATTTTGGACAAAGCTGGTCTAGAGGTTGAAATTGATTCGATTTACCAGATGGATGCTAAGCCTGGTTTGGTTATCGATCAAGATCCAGATCCAAAGGCCCATGTTAAAGGTGGTCGTACCATCTATTTGACGATTATTACGCAGTCCGCTCCGGAAATTGCATTTCCTGAAATCATAGACAAGACATTTATTGAAGCATCAGCAATTTTAAAGAACCATTCTTTAAAAATCGCTGATACCGTTTATAAAAATGATATTGCCAGAGATGTGGTATTGGATGTAAAATTTGCTGGTCAACCTATCAGACAGGGCCGAATGGTTCCTAAAGGTTCAAAGATCAGCTTGATTTTGGGTAATGGTCGTGGCGATGATGAAGTAGAAATACCGGTATTGATCGGTTTGAACTTGACTGAGGCTAAATTTGCACTGGCAGGAAAAGGCTTGGCCTTGGGTTCTGTATCCTTTGCAGACAACTCTAATGACACATTGGGCTCCGTTGTTGTCAAACAAAACCCTGACACCAGCGCGAAAATTATTTCGATAGGGAATGCAATTCACGTAACATTGGGCAAACCAGTGACTGCGGAACCCGTAACAACCCCACAAATCCCATAACATGACACAGAACACGAAGAAAAGAAGAGGATTAGGAGTGGTTCTAATCATAATCCTTCTTGTAGCCTTGGTTGCAGGATGGATAGGTTACCAAGCTTTTATGGGACCGAGCATCGCGACAGATGAGGAATATTTTTACGTTAAGACAGATGAACCTTATGAAAGCGTAATTTCAAGGATAGAATCTGAAGGCATTGTAAAGAACCCAACATACTTTAATTACGTAGCAACAGCTATGGACCTAGAATCCACAGGTATTAAAGCTGGTCGCTATAAAATTGAGCAAAGATCTGAGCAACCGCAGATTTATCGGAACTTGCGTGCTGGATATCAAGATGCGGTGAAATTCAGGTTTCAGAATATCCGTCTGAGACAAGATTTTGCAGGTCTGTTAGGCAGAGACTTTGAAGCTGACTCATTGGCTTTCTTGAATCTACTGAATGATGAAAAATTAGCTGAGAAATATGGCTTCAACAAGGAGAATTTCTTCAGTATGTTCATTCCAAATACCTATGAAATTTACTGGAACACCAAACCAGAGGAGATAATCGATCGCTTTTCAAAGGAATATGAGAAATTTTGGACTGCCGAGAGAAAAGCAAAGGCTGACTCTTTGGGAATGACCACACAAGAAGTAAGCACCTTGGCTTCTATCGTGAAGGGCGAGGCATTGCACCAAGACGAAATGCCAAAGATCGCTGGACTATATTTGAACAGATTGAAAAAAGGGATGCTTCTACAGGCTGACCCTACTGTAATCTTTGCAAACAATGATTTTACGATCCGTCGTGTATTGAACAGACACTTGACCATTGACAATCCTTATAATACCTATCGTTACAAAGGATTGCCTCCGGGTCCTATCATGATGCCTAGTATTGCATCTATTGATGCGGTGTTGAACTATGAGCATCATCCATATATTTACATGTGTGCCAAGGATGATTTCTCAGGATATCATTTGTACGCGCAGACTGTTGCAGAACATTTGGTGAATGCCAGAAAATTCCAAAGAGCATTAGACGCAAGAAATATTAAGAAATAATATGTTTCTATATCAGCATCAAGTGAGGGTCCGTTATGCCGAAACCGACAATATGGGCTATGTTTACTATGGCAATTATGCTACCTACTATGAAGTAGCCCGTACGGAGATGCTTCGCAGCACCGGAATTTCATATAAAGAGCTTGAGGACATGGGTGTTATGCTCCCGGTGATTGAATTGACCTGCAAATTCAACAAAGCTGCAAAGTATGATGATTTAGTGACGATAAATACTTATATTCGGGAAAAGCCTGGGATAAGGATTAAATTTGAATATGAGCTGTTTAATGAGGCTGGTGAGTTGCTGAATACGGGATCTACCCAATTGGTATTTGTTGATATAGAAAAAAACAGACCCTGCAAACCTCCACAGATTTTCATTGACAAAATGGCTCCATTTTTTGGAGAATAAATGAAAAAAATTCACCAACAATTACTGTACGTCAAACCCTACGACAGATTTATCGAATGGACCAAGTCAGCGACATTGCCTGGTTTTGGAAAACTCCCGCTGTATACCGTCATGGTGTTTTTCTTTCAGGAAATCGCTCGTGAATCGATCCTTAACAAAGCCTCTTCCCTAGCCTACAACTTTATGTTGGCTGTATTCCCGGGATTATATTTTTATTTACCCTCATCCCCTATATTCCGGTCGATAATTTTCAAGAACAATTGATGGAGCTAATCCAACTAGCCCTTCCCAATAACGCTTACGAAATCCTGGAAGCTACATTAGAAGATATTATTAAAAGACAGAATGGCGGATTATTGTCAGCCGGTTTCGTATTATGTACTTTCTTTGCGACCAATGGTATGACTACCCTGATGATGAGTTTTTAACAAAGCATCCCTTTCTAAGGAGTCGAGAACTTGGTTCCAAAGAAGAATCGTCGCTCTAGCTCTTTCCCTTGCTATTGTTTTGGCCCTAGCCGTTGGAATTGCATTATATGCTGGTTCAAACTACTTGATCAACTACTTGAAGACCCATATCGATTATGATCTTAATTGGTTTTGGGCATTCTTGATCAAAGTAGCACAATGGAGCATCTTGTTTAGTATTTATTTTTTTACTGTAAGCTTAATCTACAAGTTTGGTCCCAGTTCCACTAAAAAATGGAAACTTTTTACTCCGGGAGCTACATTGGCCACTTTGCTAGCGTTGCTGTCTTTTTCTTTTTTCACCTTTTACATCAACAATTTTGGAGCTTACAACAAACTTTATGGCTCAATCGGAACTTTGATTGTAGTCATGATCTGGATGTACATAAATGCCCTTATTCTTATCATAGGCTTCGAATTAAATGCTAGTATAGCACTTTCAAAGCAGAGTATAAAAATTGTAAAGCCACGTATATATAATTCTTTTAAGCCAAACAAAATTTAATTTTTGATTATTTTATTATAATTGTACTCTTAATTGAGTTGTTAACGCATCTCAAGTATTAACTGAAAAATTACGGGATGGAAAACAAAGAGTTACAAAAGAGAAGTATTCGGAATAAAAATGTTCGAAATATACTATTGAGTTCTATAATAGTATTATTCATAACTTTTGTGATTTTTTTTATTTTCTCATATATCCAATATAAGAGCATCCAGAATAAAATTCAGAATATTTACACCTCGGTAAATAGCGACCAGAACAATTTTACGGAACTACTGAACATCTTCAGTGATGCTGAGGATCATTTCCGTAAATTCTCCATTACCTATAATATGCGAGACTACAACCTGTACAGGACCAAGCTCGTTAAGTTAAAAACATCAGTTGATTCATTGATTCAGATCCGAACCAAAGAATCCAAGGTACAGGGAGACAGTTCGTATAAAGGGAGGGGTCTAGAGGATTTGATGCCAAAGTATACGCTGTTGAACAACAAGTTGGATTCCATGCTTGTAGCATCTGAAACCTTAAAAAGTTTTAGGATGGAATCAACGGATGAAACGATTTTTGATTTGCCTCAAGCTAAGGTTCCCTCACCTATCGTTGTTCAAGAGCCAAAAACAGTAGTAGTCAAAAAGAAATCTCTTATCAAACGGATTTTTCAGAAAGGTGATGACACCATCACTGTTGAACCTGATAATCCAGGCCATACAGAGCAAGTGGTCGCTCAAAACAATAATCTCAAGAATATTATCCGAGAAAAAAATTCGCAGACCAAAAATAAAATGGATGAGTTAAAAAGAACTTTAACTGAAATCCGAAAAAGCGAACGTTCTCTATTGGCAGATAATTTCACTTTGTTGCACAGTGCCAATCAATTGATAAGAATTATCCATGAAGATAGGATTCAGATCCAAAGGGACAAAACAGACCATGAACTGAGCATCCTAATCGGCAAAACCGATACATTCAAATGGCAGATTATTATATCGCTAACCTTTGTATTTATCGTCATCTGTATATTGGTGTATTATCAGTTTTTCACCAGCTATTATGAACGAAAACTGTTGGATGAAAAAATCTACGCTTCTAAATTAGCAGAGCAGAAAACTGATATCCTGGCTGAGATCACCCACGAAATCAGAACGCCTATTAACTCCTTAATTGGAATTGTGGATCTATTGAAGAGCCGTAAGGATTTATATCAAGCTAAGGATGTACAACTGCTGGAATCAGCATACACAAATATTACCGCTACATCGAAGACAATCAATGATATCTTAAATCTGAGTAAGATCGATCAGCATGACAACATTGAAGCTATTCACTTTGATTATGCGGATTTATTGATTGAGGTTGTAGAGACACATCGAAACCATGCTGAAATGAAAGGTATAGAATTGGAATATACATTGGACAAGGATCAACCCACCATTATTTTTTCAGATGAATTCAAGGTTCGCCAGATTATGAGCAACCTGGTGAGCAATGCCATTAAATATTCCAATGCGGGCAAGGTTGTAGCTACAGCCTTTGTGGATGACCAAAGCAATTTGATCTTTAAGGTTTCGGACCAAGGGCAAGGAATTCCGGAGGCTCTAAAAAAGAATATTTTCAAGAAATATTACACGGTTAATAAATCTAACAAAGTAGAAGGTGGCGTCGGTTTGGGCTTATACATTACCAAAAACATCGTAAATACATTAAAAGGGAAAATAAACTTTAAGACCAATGCAGGTCAAGGAACTACTTTTAAGGT
The Sphingobacterium daejeonense genome window above contains:
- a CDS encoding PASTA domain-containing protein codes for the protein MSKFFLYLRTSAFRKNLISGLIFIVILFILVYFGLKIYTKHGDSQEVPLLKGLNISEALNILDKAGLEVEIDSIYQMDAKPGLVIDQDPDPKAHVKGGRTIYLTIITQSAPEIAFPEIIDKTFIEASAILKNHSLKIADTVYKNDIARDVVLDVKFAGQPIRQGRMVPKGSKISLILGNGRGDDEVEIPVLIGLNLTEAKFALAGKGLALGSVSFADNSNDTLGSVVVKQNPDTSAKIISIGNAIHVTLGKPVTAEPVTTPQIP
- the mltG gene encoding endolytic transglycosylase MltG, yielding MTQNTKKRRGLGVVLIIILLVALVAGWIGYQAFMGPSIATDEEYFYVKTDEPYESVISRIESEGIVKNPTYFNYVATAMDLESTGIKAGRYKIEQRSEQPQIYRNLRAGYQDAVKFRFQNIRLRQDFAGLLGRDFEADSLAFLNLLNDEKLAEKYGFNKENFFSMFIPNTYEIYWNTKPEEIIDRFSKEYEKFWTAERKAKADSLGMTTQEVSTLASIVKGEALHQDEMPKIAGLYLNRLKKGMLLQADPTVIFANNDFTIRRVLNRHLTIDNPYNTYRYKGLPPGPIMMPSIASIDAVLNYEHHPYIYMCAKDDFSGYHLYAQTVAEHLVNARKFQRALDARNIKK
- a CDS encoding acyl-CoA thioesterase, producing MFLYQHQVRVRYAETDNMGYVYYGNYATYYEVARTEMLRSTGISYKELEDMGVMLPVIELTCKFNKAAKYDDLVTINTYIREKPGIRIKFEYELFNEAGELLNTGSTQLVFVDIEKNRPCKPPQIFIDKMAPFFGE
- a CDS encoding YihY/virulence factor BrkB family protein: MVALALSLAIVLALAVGIALYAGSNYLINYLKTHIDYDLNWFWAFLIKVAQWSILFSIYFFTVSLIYKFGPSSTKKWKLFTPGATLATLLALLSFSFFTFYINNFGAYNKLYGSIGTLIVVMIWMYINALILIIGFELNASIALSKQSIKIVKPRIYNSFKPNKI
- a CDS encoding sensor histidine kinase; translated protein: MENKELQKRSIRNKNVRNILLSSIIVLFITFVIFFIFSYIQYKSIQNKIQNIYTSVNSDQNNFTELLNIFSDAEDHFRKFSITYNMRDYNLYRTKLVKLKTSVDSLIQIRTKESKVQGDSSYKGRGLEDLMPKYTLLNNKLDSMLVASETLKSFRMESTDETIFDLPQAKVPSPIVVQEPKTVVVKKKSLIKRIFQKGDDTITVEPDNPGHTEQVVAQNNNLKNIIREKNSQTKNKMDELKRTLTEIRKSERSLLADNFTLLHSANQLIRIIHEDRIQIQRDKTDHELSILIGKTDTFKWQIIISLTFVFIVICILVYYQFFTSYYERKLLDEKIYASKLAEQKTDILAEITHEIRTPINSLIGIVDLLKSRKDLYQAKDVQLLESAYTNITATSKTINDILNLSKIDQHDNIEAIHFDYADLLIEVVETHRNHAEMKGIELEYTLDKDQPTIIFSDEFKVRQIMSNLVSNAIKYSNAGKVVATAFVDDQSNLIFKVSDQGQGIPEALKKNIFKKYYTVNKSNKVEGGVGLGLYITKNIVNTLKGKINFKTNAGQGTTFKVEIPIPKPKFRRKTP